From a region of the uncultured Desulfatiglans sp. genome:
- a CDS encoding putative Group 1 glycosyl transferase (Evidence 3 : Putative function from multiple computational evidences) — translation MTRKRILMIQPSLQPPGGGNGVCCWMLQALRDDYALGVLSWRPVELAPINEHFGTTLRPSDLRCLLYPPLLRRFTDRLPGAWSLLKTFMLLKWSRTIQPCFNLLISAHNEADLGRPGIQYIHYPWNYFPRPSADQRWYANRVTSALYYRLLPGFLDYSRDRVKQNLTLVNSDWTGKLVKDLYPGIETRTLYPPVLGDFPSIPWERREEGFICLGRISPEKEIEKVIRILNLVRNKGRPLHLHIVGPEDNLEYASLIRTIAQKHAAWVELTGTLPRAELSRLIAAHRYGIHGMSEEHYGMAVAEMVQAGCIVFVPNGGGQVEIVGRHEPLLYQTEAEAAKKIVRVLKSMQEQDRLRAHLASLRARCSRDRFISEFREIVEHMIACPSR, via the coding sequence ATGACGAGAAAACGCATCCTCATGATCCAGCCGAGCCTTCAGCCGCCAGGCGGAGGGAACGGCGTCTGCTGCTGGATGCTCCAGGCGCTGCGGGATGATTACGCCCTGGGCGTCCTTTCCTGGCGGCCCGTGGAACTCGCTCCCATCAATGAACACTTTGGCACGACCCTCCGGCCCTCAGATCTCCGATGCCTTCTTTATCCGCCTCTCCTGCGCAGGTTCACGGACAGGCTCCCAGGTGCGTGGAGCCTTTTGAAGACCTTTATGCTGCTCAAATGGTCACGAACCATTCAGCCCTGCTTCAATCTCCTGATCTCGGCCCACAACGAGGCGGATTTAGGGCGGCCCGGCATCCAATACATTCACTACCCTTGGAACTACTTCCCGCGGCCTTCGGCAGACCAGCGCTGGTATGCCAACCGCGTAACGAGTGCCTTGTATTACCGCCTGCTTCCCGGGTTCCTCGACTATTCCAGGGATCGCGTGAAACAGAACCTCACCCTGGTCAATTCCGACTGGACCGGAAAGCTGGTGAAAGACCTTTATCCCGGCATCGAAACCCGAACGCTCTATCCGCCCGTGCTCGGTGATTTCCCTTCCATTCCGTGGGAACGACGTGAAGAGGGATTCATCTGCCTCGGGCGCATTTCCCCCGAAAAGGAGATCGAGAAGGTCATTCGCATCCTCAATCTAGTGCGGAACAAAGGCCGTCCGCTCCACCTTCACATCGTAGGACCGGAGGACAATCTGGAATATGCTTCCCTGATCCGCACCATCGCTCAGAAGCACGCCGCCTGGGTGGAGTTGACCGGCACCCTGCCCCGTGCCGAACTTTCCAGGCTCATTGCCGCTCACCGTTATGGAATCCACGGCATGTCCGAAGAACATTACGGGATGGCAGTTGCCGAGATGGTGCAGGCGGGCTGCATTGTCTTCGTGCCGAACGGAGGCGGCCAGGTGGAGATCGTCGGCCGGCATGAACCGCTCCTTTACCAGACCGAAGCGGAGGCGGCCAAAAAGATTGTCCGCGTACTGAAATCGATGCAAGAACAAGACCGCCTCCGAGCGCATCTCGCCTCCCTGCGGGCCCGTTGCTCAAGGGACCGATTTATCTCTGAATTCAGAGAGATCGTCGAGCACATGATCGCCTGTCCATCTCGATAG
- a CDS encoding putative ABC-type multidrug transport system (Evidence 3 : Putative function from multiple computational evidences) — MIDGIKKAYLLLDRRSRRQWFWLVPLAFLEGIVESVGAAGVFTLIRVIEQPLMILDLPVLGSAYRYLGWGSGKVIILSFTFLVAAYYIGKNVFLIASIYIRSSMTSSAVEKISVRLMKKYLSAPYTLYLERNHAELVDRISQSVDLAVRMTLESAVALVSEILILIGIAVVLIMVSPVMTLLSIGMLAAILGVMLALTHKIFFRIGSRHQKLRQESLSIIDQSLGGIKEIKVMGREFYWEGQFADKQRGIARIRRWHNTLNHMPRAIVETVFICIPLVMVLLSADRLDKIGGGILPLLGLFAYAGFRAIPSFNRLSLNMTNMRYSGAEVDLLYRDLRMLDEPPVHPEKGPSNVPALRFERELRLEGVSFFYKTHEQPVLEDIDLSVRKGEAIGIAGVTGSGKSTFLDLILGLLEPSSGRITIDGRDVRGCLPEWHRLLGYVPQQIYLMDNTLRRNIAFGVPDDAIDAGRVADCLDAAQLDGFVKRLPQGLDTRLGERGVTISGGEKQRVAIARALYRDPEVLVFDEATSALDGFTEKVVTDALHEFHGRMTMLVVAHRLSALQHCDRVLFIQRGRIEAVGPLETLLKENAAFRRTIAAEE, encoded by the coding sequence GTGATTGACGGCATCAAAAAGGCCTATCTTCTGCTCGATCGGCGAAGCCGCCGACAATGGTTCTGGCTCGTGCCGCTCGCATTCCTGGAAGGCATCGTTGAAAGTGTCGGGGCTGCCGGTGTCTTCACGCTGATCCGGGTGATCGAACAGCCTCTCATGATCCTCGACCTCCCTGTCCTGGGGTCTGCCTATCGCTATCTGGGGTGGGGAAGCGGCAAGGTTATCATTCTTTCGTTCACTTTTTTGGTTGCCGCCTATTACATCGGGAAGAATGTCTTTTTAATCGCTTCCATTTATATTCGTTCGTCCATGACATCCTCTGCGGTTGAAAAAATAAGCGTCAGGCTGATGAAAAAGTATTTGTCTGCACCTTATACCCTCTATCTCGAGCGAAACCATGCCGAGCTTGTCGATAGAATTTCTCAAAGTGTTGATCTCGCAGTGCGTATGACACTCGAGTCTGCTGTCGCATTGGTTTCAGAGATACTGATTCTAATTGGCATAGCCGTTGTTCTCATAATGGTTTCGCCTGTGATGACATTGCTTTCGATAGGAATGCTTGCCGCTATTTTGGGCGTGATGCTCGCCCTGACGCATAAGATATTTTTTAGAATCGGTTCACGGCATCAAAAGCTTCGTCAGGAATCTCTTTCAATCATCGATCAGAGTCTAGGCGGGATCAAAGAAATCAAAGTCATGGGAAGAGAATTCTACTGGGAAGGACAATTCGCAGACAAACAGAGGGGGATAGCCCGAATCAGACGCTGGCACAACACACTCAACCACATGCCGCGCGCCATCGTCGAGACCGTTTTTATCTGCATTCCGTTGGTGATGGTGCTGCTTTCCGCCGATCGGCTGGACAAGATCGGCGGTGGCATTCTGCCGCTTCTGGGGCTCTTTGCCTATGCCGGGTTCCGTGCGATTCCGTCCTTCAACCGTCTTTCCCTCAACATGACCAACATGCGCTATTCAGGAGCTGAAGTGGATCTCTTATATCGGGATCTCCGGATGCTCGACGAACCCCCTGTCCACCCCGAGAAAGGCCCGTCGAACGTCCCTGCCCTTCGGTTTGAGCGTGAACTCAGGCTCGAAGGCGTTTCATTCTTTTACAAAACGCATGAGCAGCCGGTCCTCGAGGACATCGATTTGTCGGTGCGAAAGGGTGAGGCGATCGGGATCGCCGGTGTGACCGGCTCGGGGAAGAGCACCTTCCTCGATCTCATCCTTGGTCTGCTCGAACCCTCCAGCGGGCGAATTACGATCGACGGCAGGGATGTCCGGGGCTGCCTCCCGGAATGGCATCGTCTGCTCGGCTATGTCCCGCAGCAAATTTACCTCATGGATAATACCCTGCGACGGAATATCGCCTTCGGCGTGCCCGATGATGCCATCGACGCGGGGCGCGTAGCGGACTGTCTTGACGCTGCTCAGCTGGACGGGTTCGTAAAAAGGCTGCCTCAGGGACTTGACACGCGTCTGGGGGAACGGGGGGTCACGATCTCCGGAGGCGAGAAGCAGAGGGTGGCCATTGCCCGTGCCCTCTATCGTGATCCGGAAGTGCTGGTCTTCGATGAGGCTACATCGGCGCTGGACGGGTTCACCGAAAAGGTCGTCACCGACGCGCTGCATGAGTTTCACGGGCGGATGACGATGCTTGTGGTCGCGCATCGCCTGAGTGCGCTGCAGCACTGCGACCGGGTCCTTTTCATTCAACGCGGGAGGATCGAAGCGGTGGGCCCGCTCGAGACGCTTCTGAAGGAAAACGCCGCGTTCAGAAGGACGATCGCCGCCGAAGAGTGA
- the fcl gene encoding bifunctional GDP-fucose synthetase: GDP-4-dehydro-6-deoxy-D-mannose epimerase and GDP-4-dehydro-6-L-deoxygalactose reductase (Evidence 2a : Function from experimental evidences in other organisms; PubMedId : 7815923, 8759852, 9473059, 9862812; Product type e : enzyme): MMRSARIFVAGHRGMVGSAILRRLRSEDYTNIVTRTHADLDLLDQQAVRAFFTSERIDQVVLAAARVGGIWANNAYPAEFIYQNLMIETNVIHEAWRAGVERLLFLGSSCIYPKFASQPMQESCLLTGPLEPTNEPYAIAKIAGIKLCESYNRQYGTRFRSVMPTNLYGPHDNYDLRTSHVLPALIRKCHLAKCASNEDWEGIRRDEALHGPIPEDVRESLGLGEAGGRNPRLLLWGTGGAYREFLHVDDMASASAFVMSLDDDLYNRFTEPMLSHINVGSGEDLTIAELANMTADVVGYRGEIVWDASKPDGTPRKLLDVSRLRSMGWRPRIGLREGIEATYRGYCEAAS, translated from the coding sequence ATGATGAGATCGGCACGTATCTTTGTGGCAGGGCATCGAGGGATGGTCGGATCGGCGATCCTGCGCAGGCTCCGCTCCGAAGACTACACGAATATCGTCACCCGGACCCATGCAGATCTGGATTTGCTTGACCAGCAGGCGGTGCGGGCCTTTTTCACCTCCGAACGGATCGATCAGGTGGTGCTGGCAGCAGCGCGCGTCGGCGGGATCTGGGCCAACAACGCCTATCCGGCCGAGTTTATCTACCAGAACCTGATGATCGAGACCAACGTCATCCACGAGGCTTGGCGCGCCGGCGTCGAAAGGCTGCTCTTCCTCGGCAGTTCCTGCATCTACCCGAAGTTCGCCTCTCAGCCCATGCAGGAGTCCTGTCTGCTGACGGGGCCCCTCGAACCGACGAATGAACCGTATGCCATCGCGAAGATCGCGGGCATCAAACTATGCGAGTCCTACAACCGGCAATACGGCACGAGGTTCCGCTCGGTCATGCCCACCAATCTGTACGGACCCCACGACAATTATGACCTGCGAACCTCGCATGTGCTTCCTGCACTCATCCGGAAGTGCCATCTCGCGAAGTGCGCCTCGAACGAAGACTGGGAGGGAATCCGGAGGGACGAAGCCCTGCACGGCCCGATTCCTGAAGACGTCCGTGAGAGTCTCGGCCTGGGAGAGGCCGGCGGCCGCAACCCGCGCCTCCTCCTTTGGGGAACCGGCGGCGCCTACCGGGAGTTCCTGCATGTAGACGATATGGCTTCGGCCTCCGCCTTCGTCATGTCGCTCGATGACGATCTTTACAATCGCTTCACCGAACCGATGCTTTCGCACATCAACGTGGGGTCCGGAGAAGATCTGACGATCGCTGAACTGGCGAACATGACAGCCGATGTGGTTGGCTACCGGGGAGAGATCGTATGGGACGCGTCGAAACCCGACGGGACCCCGCGAAAACTGCTCGATGTGTCGCGTCTTCGATCTATGGGTTGGCGGCCCCGCATCGGCCTGAGAGAAGGCATCGAAGCGACCTACCGCGGTTATTGCGAGGCGGCGTCCTGA
- a CDS encoding Glycosyl transferase, producing the protein MQDILTSTAGVKETSPDFRGEGKARRERLRILFLSHRLPYPPLSGGAIKRWKVAVYLAGNYDLSVAVLSAPEDLPHREAFLRLVNPVHFSATLIHRPRNALNLFRSWLRGLPLAVYRNDSPVFRAEVEKASRSADVLYLDSLLVLPALPEAFRGKIVLHAHNAEYVIWKRYAAREKNPLRRAAVLLEAGRMRRYEALACRRADRILAAPNDQVFLRRLGVNPAKWVDTSHLGDETLLDLPDIAFRGTEPALLHVGSLDWEPNLDGLVWFLREVWDGLKERHPQLRFYILGRGGGRRLREAARGRPGVLMPGFVPDLEPYHRRCRLFVAPVRFGGGMKVKIINAMYRGIPVLTTPVGAEGLEVMDRRHLSISSDAAKMLRDADHLLKDAGAWERMRDASRRHARERFDWGGVYGSLRSAIER; encoded by the coding sequence ATGCAGGACATCCTTACTAGCACGGCAGGCGTGAAGGAGACAAGCCCGGATTTTCGGGGAGAAGGGAAGGCGCGACGCGAAAGGCTCCGGATCCTTTTCTTGTCCCACCGGCTGCCTTACCCGCCCTTGAGCGGCGGGGCGATCAAACGCTGGAAGGTAGCCGTGTATCTTGCCGGTAACTACGATCTTTCCGTCGCGGTGCTCAGTGCACCGGAGGATCTGCCGCACAGAGAGGCTTTTCTGCGCCTCGTCAACCCTGTTCATTTTTCCGCTACGCTCATCCACCGCCCGAGGAACGCGCTGAACCTCTTCCGCAGTTGGCTGAGGGGACTGCCGCTTGCCGTTTACCGCAACGACTCTCCCGTTTTCAGGGCCGAGGTCGAGAAGGCTTCGCGCTCTGCCGACGTCCTATACCTGGATTCGCTTCTTGTTCTGCCAGCCCTGCCGGAGGCGTTCCGGGGGAAAATCGTTCTGCATGCCCACAATGCCGAATATGTCATCTGGAAACGCTATGCCGCGAGGGAGAAAAACCCGCTCCGCAGGGCGGCGGTGCTGCTCGAAGCGGGCCGCATGCGGCGCTACGAGGCCCTCGCCTGCCGGAGGGCCGATCGGATCCTGGCCGCCCCGAACGACCAGGTTTTCCTACGCCGACTCGGGGTGAATCCGGCGAAATGGGTGGATACATCCCACCTGGGGGATGAAACGCTGTTGGACTTGCCCGACATCGCTTTCCGGGGGACGGAACCAGCCCTCCTGCACGTGGGTTCCCTCGATTGGGAACCCAATCTCGACGGCCTGGTGTGGTTTTTGAGAGAGGTCTGGGACGGGCTGAAGGAGAGGCATCCCCAACTGCGCTTCTACATCCTGGGGCGAGGCGGAGGCAGACGCCTGCGTGAAGCGGCCCGCGGCCGGCCGGGGGTCCTGATGCCCGGATTCGTGCCGGACCTGGAGCCGTACCATCGGCGTTGCAGGCTCTTCGTCGCTCCCGTTCGCTTCGGTGGCGGTATGAAGGTCAAGATCATCAATGCGATGTACCGCGGCATTCCAGTGCTGACGACCCCGGTGGGTGCCGAGGGCCTCGAGGTGATGGATAGACGGCATCTCTCGATTTCGAGCGATGCGGCGAAGATGCTCAGGGATGCCGACCACCTCCTGAAGGACGCCGGTGCTTGGGAGCGCATGCGGGATGCATCGCGCCGGCATGCGCGCGAGCGTTTCGACTGGGGCGGGGTTTATGGATCGCTTCGCTCCGCGATCGAGCGGTGA
- the glnS gene encoding glutamyl-tRNA synthetase (Evidence 2a : Function from experimental evidences in other organisms; PubMedId : 10860750, 1857417, 2464170, 2479982, 6288695, 6389180, 6749844, 9298646, 9562563; Product type e : enzyme) yields MTTEPTAQGQDFIRRAINEHNRNGRFEGRVHTRFPPEPNGYLHIGHAKSICLNFGIAAEYGGLCNLRFDDTNPTKEETEYVASIQEDVRWLGFEWGGRKFYASDYFEALFDYAVALIRKGKAYVDSRSAEEIRHTRGTLTEPGTDSPYRERTVDENLDLFTRMRAGDFPDGSHVLRAKIDMASPNINLRDPVIYRILHAPHHRTGESWCIYPMYDFAHCLSDSIERITHSICTLEFEDHRPLYDWFLEALEAYHPQQIEFARLNLTYTLMSKRKLLKLVQEGVVDGWSDPRMPTISGLRRRGYTPESIRTFCERIGVAKRDSTVDIALLEHCLREDLNLRASRVMGVLDPLKVVIENYPEDGVEELEAVNNPEDPAAGTRLVPFSRELYIERDDFREEAPRKYFRLAPGREVRLRYGYFITCTDYVKDEKGEVREIRCTYDPKTRGGAAPDGRKVKGTIHWVSARHAVPAEVRLYEHLFTAPDPEETKEEGGFMSRLNPRSLTVLPSCLVEPSLAAAAKEARYQFERQGYFCLDAQDSRPDRLVFNRTATLRDSWAKMEKKA; encoded by the coding sequence ATGACCACGGAGCCGACTGCTCAGGGGCAGGATTTCATTCGCCGCGCGATCAACGAGCACAACAGGAACGGCAGGTTCGAGGGCCGCGTCCATACGCGCTTTCCGCCCGAGCCGAACGGGTATTTGCACATCGGACACGCCAAGTCCATCTGCCTCAACTTCGGGATTGCCGCCGAATACGGCGGCCTGTGCAACCTGCGCTTCGATGACACCAACCCGACCAAGGAAGAGACCGAATACGTGGCATCGATCCAGGAGGATGTGCGGTGGCTGGGCTTCGAATGGGGCGGCCGGAAGTTCTATGCCTCGGACTATTTCGAGGCCCTGTTCGACTACGCGGTGGCGCTCATCCGCAAAGGAAAGGCTTACGTGGACAGCCGGAGCGCGGAGGAGATCCGCCACACCCGCGGAACCCTGACCGAGCCGGGTACGGACAGCCCTTACCGGGAGCGGACGGTCGACGAGAATCTGGACCTGTTCACGCGCATGCGTGCGGGGGACTTCCCGGATGGAAGCCATGTGCTCCGGGCCAAGATCGACATGGCATCACCCAACATCAACCTGCGCGACCCGGTCATTTACCGCATCCTCCATGCGCCTCACCATCGGACCGGGGAGAGCTGGTGCATCTATCCCATGTACGATTTCGCCCACTGCCTCTCCGACTCGATCGAGCGGATCACGCACTCGATCTGCACGCTGGAGTTCGAGGATCACCGCCCGCTCTACGACTGGTTCCTGGAGGCATTGGAGGCTTACCATCCGCAGCAGATCGAGTTTGCCCGGCTGAATCTGACCTATACGCTGATGAGCAAGCGGAAGCTTCTCAAACTGGTGCAGGAAGGGGTGGTCGACGGTTGGAGCGATCCCCGCATGCCTACGATTTCGGGGCTGCGCCGCCGCGGTTACACGCCGGAGTCCATCCGCACCTTCTGCGAGCGGATCGGGGTTGCCAAGCGCGACAGCACGGTGGATATCGCCCTGCTCGAGCATTGCCTCCGGGAGGATCTCAACCTCAGGGCATCCCGCGTCATGGGGGTTCTGGACCCGCTCAAGGTGGTGATCGAAAACTATCCGGAGGATGGGGTCGAGGAGCTCGAGGCCGTCAACAATCCGGAGGACCCGGCAGCGGGGACTCGGCTGGTGCCCTTTTCGCGTGAACTGTACATCGAGCGGGACGACTTCCGGGAGGAGGCTCCGCGCAAGTACTTTCGGCTCGCTCCCGGGCGGGAGGTGCGCCTGCGCTATGGCTATTTCATTACCTGCACGGACTACGTGAAGGATGAAAAGGGCGAGGTCCGGGAAATCCGCTGCACCTATGACCCCAAAACCAGGGGGGGCGCGGCACCTGACGGGCGAAAGGTGAAAGGCACCATCCATTGGGTTTCGGCCCGCCACGCCGTACCGGCGGAGGTGCGGCTCTACGAGCACCTTTTTACCGCTCCGGACCCGGAGGAGACGAAGGAGGAAGGCGGGTTCATGAGCCGTCTGAACCCGCGTTCTCTTACGGTGCTTCCGTCGTGCCTGGTGGAACCGAGCCTCGCCGCGGCCGCAAAAGAAGCGCGTTACCAGTTCGAGCGGCAAGGGTATTTCTGCCTCGACGCGCAGGATTCCAGGCCCGACAGGCTGGTGTTCAACCGGACGGCTACCCTGCGCGACAGCTGGGCCAAGATGGAAAAGAAGGCGTGA
- a CDS encoding conserved hypothetical protein (Evidence 4 : Unknown function but conserved in other organisms), with protein sequence MTKPVEEIAFSVCPAGERFPLPGPEDYEREASRLRECAALEREKGRQIVVVMGVGFVGAVMAGVVADSVDPETGEPYFFVIGMQRPSPRSYWKIPYLNRGVAPVEAEDPEVAPLIERCVKEKKTLTATFSYEALSLADIVVVDVQCDYRKEALGEVRQGYAEIAALEDSLRVIGQQIAPGCLVLIETTVPPGTTEYIAYPIIKKAFERRGLRDREPLLAHSFERVMPGREYVASIRDFWRVCSGINEAARQGVEQFLQRVINVDRFPLTVLDRPIESETCKIVENAYRATILAFLNEWSLFAERNGVDLTKVIQAIKVRPTHSNIIFPGPGIGGYCLPKDGGLGVWAYHTLMGFEDDIFKLTPLAIDINDTRALHVARITRDALRNMGRIVAASKIALLGASYREDVGDTRYSGSEMVVRKLTEMGAELSVHDPYVKHWWELEKQETYPAPGQSWSRFFRNQERLSETRVHEDLQGVLDGADAVVFAVRHKAYLHLDPDRVVEMIGRPAAVIDCFGILDDVAIRRYFELGCEVKGLGRGHVKRIKDAVRNRPAS encoded by the coding sequence GTGACGAAACCCGTGGAAGAAATCGCTTTTTCTGTATGTCCGGCAGGAGAGAGGTTCCCGCTGCCCGGCCCGGAGGACTATGAGCGAGAGGCCTCGCGCCTGCGGGAGTGCGCCGCCCTTGAACGTGAGAAAGGCCGGCAGATCGTTGTGGTGATGGGGGTTGGCTTCGTCGGGGCGGTGATGGCCGGCGTGGTGGCGGACTCGGTGGATCCCGAGACCGGGGAGCCTTATTTTTTCGTGATCGGAATGCAGCGTCCATCCCCCAGGAGCTACTGGAAGATCCCGTACCTCAACCGGGGGGTAGCGCCGGTCGAGGCCGAAGACCCGGAGGTCGCTCCCCTGATCGAGCGATGCGTCAAAGAAAAGAAGACACTGACCGCGACCTTCAGCTATGAGGCGCTGAGCCTTGCCGACATCGTGGTGGTCGATGTGCAGTGCGATTACCGCAAGGAGGCCCTGGGCGAGGTGCGTCAGGGGTATGCGGAGATCGCCGCCCTGGAGGACAGCCTGAGGGTGATCGGGCAGCAGATCGCGCCCGGGTGCCTGGTTCTGATCGAGACGACCGTGCCGCCGGGGACCACGGAATATATCGCCTACCCCATCATCAAGAAGGCCTTCGAGAGGCGCGGCTTGAGGGATCGGGAACCGCTCCTCGCCCATTCCTTCGAGCGGGTCATGCCCGGAAGGGAATACGTCGCTTCGATCCGGGATTTCTGGCGGGTGTGCAGCGGCATCAACGAAGCGGCCCGACAAGGGGTCGAACAGTTCCTCCAGCGCGTCATCAACGTCGATCGTTTCCCGTTGACGGTCCTCGATCGCCCGATCGAGAGCGAGACCTGCAAGATCGTCGAGAACGCCTATCGAGCCACTATTCTCGCCTTCCTGAACGAGTGGAGCCTCTTTGCCGAGCGCAACGGCGTCGACCTGACCAAGGTGATCCAGGCGATCAAGGTGCGTCCGACTCATTCCAACATCATCTTTCCCGGCCCCGGGATCGGCGGGTACTGTCTGCCGAAGGACGGCGGTCTCGGCGTGTGGGCTTACCACACCCTGATGGGGTTCGAGGACGACATCTTCAAGCTCACTCCGCTTGCGATAGACATCAATGACACCCGTGCACTCCATGTGGCCCGAATCACCCGCGACGCGCTGAGGAACATGGGGCGCATCGTAGCCGCCTCCAAGATCGCGCTGCTCGGCGCATCCTATCGGGAGGACGTGGGCGACACCCGTTACAGCGGCTCCGAGATGGTCGTGCGCAAGTTGACCGAGATGGGCGCCGAGTTGAGCGTGCACGACCCCTATGTCAAGCACTGGTGGGAGTTGGAGAAGCAGGAGACCTACCCCGCGCCGGGGCAGTCCTGGTCGCGCTTTTTCCGCAACCAGGAGCGTTTGAGCGAGACCCGTGTGCACGAGGATCTGCAGGGGGTGCTGGACGGGGCCGACGCCGTCGTTTTCGCCGTCCGCCACAAGGCCTATCTTCACCTGGACCCCGATCGTGTGGTCGAGATGATCGGCCGCCCTGCGGCGGTTATCGACTGCTTCGGCATCCTGGACGACGTCGCGATCCGCCGCTACTTCGAACTTGGATGCGAGGTGAAGGGGCTTGGGAGGGGGCACGTCAAACGGATCAAGGATGCGGTCAGGAACAGGCCCGCCTCCTGA
- a CDS encoding Uncharacterized 37.6 kDa protein in cld 5'region produces MQILVTGAAGFIGFHLSKRLLEMGHDVMGLDNLNVYYDPKLKEERVKLLKSWEGFSFKKLDLADRKGMERLFKTQSFERVINLAAQAGVRYSLENPHAYVESNILGFLNVLEGCRQSAVPQLLFASSSSVYGLNTRMPFSVHDNVDHPISLYAASKKANELMAHTYSYLYNLPAIGLRFFTVYGPWGRPDMALFLFTRAILEGKPIQVFNHGHMKRDFTYIDDIVEGVVRLIDTIPAADPLWSGTAPDPGSSPAPYRLYNIGNNQPVALMDFIAAIEAKLGKKAEKTFLPLQPGDVPATYADIDDLFRTVGFKPQTSIEEGVSRFIDWYREYYGVGQPKAPKSEG; encoded by the coding sequence ATGCAGATTCTGGTGACGGGCGCGGCCGGCTTCATCGGTTTCCACTTGAGCAAACGGCTGCTGGAGATGGGCCATGATGTCATGGGGCTGGATAACCTGAACGTCTATTACGATCCGAAACTGAAGGAAGAGCGGGTGAAGCTCCTGAAATCCTGGGAGGGATTCAGCTTCAAGAAGCTAGACCTGGCCGACCGCAAGGGAATGGAGCGCCTTTTCAAGACCCAGTCCTTCGAGCGGGTGATCAACCTGGCCGCCCAGGCGGGCGTTCGCTACAGCCTCGAAAACCCGCACGCTTACGTCGAAAGCAATATTCTGGGATTCCTGAACGTCCTCGAAGGGTGCCGCCAAAGCGCTGTGCCGCAGTTGCTCTTTGCATCGAGCAGCTCCGTCTACGGGCTCAACACCCGCATGCCGTTCTCGGTCCATGACAACGTGGACCATCCCATCAGCCTCTACGCCGCAAGCAAGAAGGCAAACGAGCTGATGGCGCACACCTACAGCTACCTCTACAACCTCCCCGCCATCGGCCTTCGATTTTTCACGGTGTACGGTCCTTGGGGGCGCCCCGACATGGCGCTCTTCCTCTTTACCCGCGCCATCCTCGAAGGAAAGCCGATCCAAGTCTTCAACCATGGACATATGAAGCGGGATTTCACCTACATCGACGACATCGTAGAAGGCGTGGTGCGGCTGATCGATACGATCCCAGCTGCGGATCCGCTCTGGTCGGGGACCGCTCCGGACCCGGGTTCGAGCCCCGCACCCTATCGGCTTTACAACATCGGCAACAACCAACCGGTTGCGCTGATGGATTTCATCGCGGCGATCGAGGCCAAGCTCGGCAAGAAGGCCGAGAAAACCTTTCTTCCGCTTCAGCCCGGAGACGTGCCGGCTACCTATGCGGACATCGACGACCTCTTCAGAACCGTGGGCTTCAAACCGCAGACCTCGATCGAGGAAGGCGTCTCCCGCTTCATCGACTGGTACAGGGAATACTACGGCGTCGGCCAACCCAAGGCCCCAAAATCGGAAGGATGA